CCTTTTCTATTTCAAATGTTATCCGACCTTTGATGTGGCGGGACTGCTCTTTGATATGCATCGCTCCCAGGCACATGAGTGGATGCATCGATTGCAGCCAATATTAGAAGCGGCTTTGGGACAGAAGATGGCGCTGCCGGAACGCCATCTCGAAAGCATTGAAGCATTTTTGTCACGCTTTCCAGGAGTGCAACGAGTGATGATTGATGGGACAGAACGCCCAATTGCGCGACCTCAAGAAAGAGAACAACAACAACAGAATTACTCCGGTAAAAAGAAACGTCATACGCGTAAACACTTGGCGGCAGTTGATGAAACCAAACGGGTCTTGATCTTAAGCAAAGCACGAGAAGGCAAACTGCATGACAAACGTTTTCATGACGAAGATGACATTGCAGGTAGTGTGCCTGATGAAATTCCGATTGAAGTAGACTCGGGCTTTCAGGGATTACAGAAGCAGTATGACAATCTCCATCTTCCTCACAAAAAGCCCAAAGGGGGCAAGTTAAGTGACCTTCAAAAAACGGAGAATCGTCAATTGAGTCAATCCCGTGTAGTTTGCGAAAATGCCTTTGCTGGTGTGAAGCGCTACAACGCCGCCAGTGTCATTTATCGTAATCGGATTGAAAACTTTGATGACCATTTGATGCTGACCGCAGCAGGATTATGGAACTTCTACTTGATGGCTGCTTAAGAGAATCCCAATTACAAGACCAGCATTGCCTCACTTATCTTTTATTTCCCGACAACTCTATTGAAGCTGTGTTGTATCGCTACAGAGCAGGTATTCCGTGGCGAGACTTATGGGTTTTATCACCATGAGATTTAGCAAAAGCCCGAAATTGCTCCCAGTCTGTAATTTTGTGGTTGTTGCCAGAGGGGCGGTTGGGCAACGGCAGAACGTTTCCGGTTTCAGCTTTACACTGCAACCACAGGTTAATCGTGTTTCGGCTGATGTTGAATTACCTGTGAAAGCTTGGCACTTCTGCTGCGCTCTCTCTAACTACGAACTTTCTTCAGTTACCAGATCGCTGCGATCTGGTAATTGCTCACTATCCCCTGAGTATGAAATTTCCACTAAATCAGTAGCAGTGGGTAATTGATCGGTGGTAGACGTTAGTGGTGAGTCTGTTATCTCCACTAACGAAAAGCTAACTGATAATGGATCGCTGTCCGGCAGAGCAAATATTGCTTCACACGTTGAGATGTATTGTGTTTTCTTCTACGATCGCCTCATGGTCGATTACAATGATGTAGTGATTGACCATCTTTTAACCTTGAAACACAACAAATCCGTTTGCTGGAACTATGGGATTAATATATCCGTTAGTTGCAGATATATTAATCCCATAGTTGCCTATACTATCTCCTCCGTAAAGTGAAGCATCACTATTAAATATCTCGCGCCACTGACCATCTCCGATTCGGGAATTGTTTATAGTGTATCCTGAACGGAATGGGTGATTATTCAAACTGGCTACAATCAAAAATTCTCCACTTACATCCCAACGTTTGAAAGCAATAACTCGGTTGGCATTGTGGACATAGAGAATATCAATCAAGTGCGATCGCAGTCCTGAATAGTTGTGCCGCAACTGAATCAGGTCTTGGTAAAATCGGAACAATCTCTGACCATTAGTTTGGCGATCGCCTATCAAATCCTCTCGATTATCTATAAAATCGCTGTATCTGTAAGGTTTTTGTGCGCCAATTTCCTCACCCATCAAAAACATTGGCGTACCAGCCGACAAAATAGACACACCAACAGCAAAGCGGCAACGTGCTTCGGCATACCTTCGGGTTTCCCCAATCAAGGGCGCGGAGTTGACAGCCTCTGCAATCGTGCGCCTAGACTCAACTCTATGGCCTCCTTCTTCAAAATAAGCATTACCTGCTTCATCATGAGATTCATGATAAACAACCTTGTGATGACCAGACCATCCCAATGCTCCAGCAAAGTAATCCATCGCTAGGGGTTCATTTGTACCGTATCCAGCAGTAGGAATTAATTTGGCATATTCCGTTCCTTGTCTAGCATCACCAATTAAATGGTGATAGAAGTTGGCATACCAAGCTGCATCAAAGCCCAAACCGCCAACATCAGGTGATTCAGTCACTGGCTCCCAATCAGAATGATCCTCGGCTATGAGAATGGCATTCGGTTGGATTAGCTTCATTGTCCTTGTCCATTCTCTGAGGAATTTAGCACCAAAAATATTGGCATTACCCATAGGTCTACCATCAAGGTGCAATGCGTTGTACGAATGTATTGAAGTTGTTTGGTCAACCCGGAACCCATCTACATGAAATTCCTCCATTAAAGTGACTGCACTGCTAATGAACATCTTTCGTACCATTTCTTCATAAAACCGAGGTGCAAAACCTGTAGACACGTTATCAAGATAGCCACCTTCTGGAAAACGTCTGCCGTCTGGGTAGAAATAATCGCCTGAGTTCCCCTCATACCAGTAATAGATATTGTGTTCGGGAAGATCCGAGTCATAAGCCCATTCCGCCCGTTCTCCATCGGGATTGAAGTGGTTGTACACCACATCTAAAATCACGGCAATTCCATAACAATGGCACTCTCTAATAAAATGCTTCAGTTGGTCTCTGCCGCCAGCACTGTATTCGAGAGCGAAGTAGTGAGATGTTTCATAGCCCCAATTTACTTCGTCTCTAAATTCTGACATCGGTAAGAGTTCAACCGCGTTAACCCCCAATTGTACTAAGTAGGGGAGTAAAGCGATCGCATCCTCAAAGTTTCCTGGTCTATTTTGACCATATCCTAAAGCCCCTACGTGGAGTTCATAAATTACTAGATCCTCGACACGCTGAGGAACAGGACGTTCTAGTGAAAATTCATTACTCCAGAACTCCTCCTCTGGAATAAATTCTAGTTCTGGCCAGACTGGTTCTTGAAAATGTCTAGTTACTGTATCCGGATTTATGACTACAGAACAGCTTTTAGTCCCATCCAAATCTTGATAATTTCCTGAAAAAGGTCTGTCCTGTGTATCGCTATATCTATTAGAAAAAGGTTTACCGTCAGGATTGATGTTACCTTTACCAATTTGACAGCGAGAATATAAATCAGTGCGATAAACTACCCTTCCCCCTTCATTGACAATTCTAAACATATAAGGAATATGGTCAAAGCGGGAGAAATCAGCAAGTTCTGATGATACTGTGACATCTGTTTGCCAAATACCCTCCTCTGTCCTGGACATGGGAAACGGCCCAAGGTTGGGATCCATACCAAAATCAGGATCTTCTCGAAAAACATCGTCGGCAATATAGCCACTGCTGCGGTTGCCAAACACAACTTCTACATTCCGAGCATTTGGTGCCCAGACAGCAAACCGTAACCCAGGCTGAGATTGACCAGGAAAATGATATAGTTGCGCGCCTAGTCTACGACTATAAACTAGATAATATCTTTCTTGCTGAGGCTGATTGTTGTTAGGCGATTGTAACGTAAAACTACGATAGCGATCGCTAGAATTGCGATCGTTAATCTCAGTCGGAATTCCCCACAAATTATTTCCGGCTGGACTATCTAGCATCACACCCCAGCGGAATAACCAACCAATTTGGGAATCATCCAGTTCAACCGTAGTTTGAAAGCCAGGACAGCCATCTTCAGCAATGATTGGCTGCATTTGCTGCGATCGCCATTGTTGAGAATAGCGACCGTTTTCATCCCAACTGCCAATTAAGCGGGGGTTGTTAAAAATTGCTCTTCTAAAACCTGTGAAATAGGTAAACTGAACAGTAACTGTAGCCATAATGGCATCCTTGAGGTAATTAGGTTATAGTTTTCAGATTTGTCACCATCACTTTTTGCAAGTTACGCAACATGTATAGGCTGAGTTTTCTGACCTGTTAAATCTGTCTCTAAGGGCGGTGGATTATCTTGATCAACAAAGCCTTGGCTAATTTCCACAATTCTGTCGTCTGGGTCAGCAATCCAAACCGAACGCCATCCAGGGATATAGTCATCAAAATTAAGGGGTCCCAAGGTGATTTTTGCATCATTGCCCATCTCTGCCAGCTTAGTTGCAATATCATCGACTTGAAAAGCAAAATGACGCCATGTAGGGTATTGTGGACCATCCCTATCAGATGGTGAAACAGGAGATTCTCCTTGTGCCTGAAAAATCTCAAGATACATTTCACCCAATTTAATAAAAATTATTTGCTGGTCGCCAACTGGTACGACACGCGATCGCACAAAGCCGAAATATTTAGCATAAAACTTTTCTGTGGCGATCGGGTCTTTACAGTTGATTGCCATGTGAGAAAATCTGAGCAAACCCATTATTGCTTCCCCCATAGAATTTAGACTCATATATCAAAGACTTAACCAATATCAAACATGTA
The Nostoc punctiforme PCC 73102 genome window above contains:
- a CDS encoding alpha-amylase family glycosyl hydrolase; amino-acid sequence: MATVTVQFTYFTGFRRAIFNNPRLIGSWDENGRYSQQWRSQQMQPIIAEDGCPGFQTTVELDDSQIGWLFRWGVMLDSPAGNNLWGIPTEINDRNSSDRYRSFTLQSPNNNQPQQERYYLVYSRRLGAQLYHFPGQSQPGLRFAVWAPNARNVEVVFGNRSSGYIADDVFREDPDFGMDPNLGPFPMSRTEEGIWQTDVTVSSELADFSRFDHIPYMFRIVNEGGRVVYRTDLYSRCQIGKGNINPDGKPFSNRYSDTQDRPFSGNYQDLDGTKSCSVVINPDTVTRHFQEPVWPELEFIPEEEFWSNEFSLERPVPQRVEDLVIYELHVGALGYGQNRPGNFEDAIALLPYLVQLGVNAVELLPMSEFRDEVNWGYETSHYFALEYSAGGRDQLKHFIRECHCYGIAVILDVVYNHFNPDGERAEWAYDSDLPEHNIYYWYEGNSGDYFYPDGRRFPEGGYLDNVSTGFAPRFYEEMVRKMFISSAVTLMEEFHVDGFRVDQTTSIHSYNALHLDGRPMGNANIFGAKFLREWTRTMKLIQPNAILIAEDHSDWEPVTESPDVGGLGFDAAWYANFYHHLIGDARQGTEYAKLIPTAGYGTNEPLAMDYFAGALGWSGHHKVVYHESHDEAGNAYFEEGGHRVESRRTIAEAVNSAPLIGETRRYAEARCRFAVGVSILSAGTPMFLMGEEIGAQKPYRYSDFIDNREDLIGDRQTNGQRLFRFYQDLIQLRHNYSGLRSHLIDILYVHNANRVIAFKRWDVSGEFLIVASLNNHPFRSGYTINNSRIGDGQWREIFNSDASLYGGDSIGNYGINISATNGYINPIVPANGFVVFQG
- a CDS encoding VOC family protein; the encoded protein is MGEAIMGLLRFSHMAINCKDPIATEKFYAKYFGFVRSRVVPVGDQQIIFIKLGEMYLEIFQAQGESPVSPSDRDGPQYPTWRHFAFQVDDIATKLAEMGNDAKITLGPLNFDDYIPGWRSVWIADPDDRIVEISQGFVDQDNPPPLETDLTGQKTQPIHVA
- a CDS encoding transposase, whose protein sequence is MMLNIEGALKQDRLLRALTGLNRKAFDALLPTFTTMYLDTQQAKPRQRGLGGGRKARLLTAQDKLFFILFYFKCYPTFDVAGLLFDMHRSQAHEWMHRLQPILEAALGQKMALPERHLESIEAFLSRFPGVQRVMIDGTERPIARPQEREQQQQNYSGKKKRHTRKHLAAVDETKRVLILSKAREGKLHDKRFHDEDDIAGSVPDEIPIEVDSGFQGLQKQYDNLHLPHKKPKGGKLSDLQKTENRQLSQSRVVCENAFAGVKRYNAASVIYRNRIENFDDHLMLTAAGLWNFYLMAA